ATCCGTGTTATTGCCTGACCGCTGAACTGCGTCTGTCGCAGGTGTAGGCTACTTCAGCTCCAAGTAGAGGCTGTcctgtacagatctaggatcggCTTGCCGTCCTCAAACCCCCTTCAGCTCAATAAACGCCAAATTGACATTGGATCAGCGTCTACAGATGCGACTCCTTCGGATATTGTCACTCCGTGTTGACGCGTGGTGTCTCGTGCTCTTCAGGTGCAGTCTTCAGTTGTTATCACAGCAAatccccgcctatttctacaatgtatcttcttaaaatcagatgttaaacctaaccctaaccactctgGTAAACATATGCCAAACTCTAACATTAAATTAAGACCCAAACTCACCTTTTGTTTTCATTACTTACGATATAGCCTAGCCAATttcgactttgtggctgtggtaacgagTGACAACCATCAGGTGTGccatccattcaggaagtagactTCGGAACTCCTTTAGTAAACAAAAACGACAGCTTGCAACATAATAAATATTGAGCTAAAATCCATTTTTTCATCTAGGTCGAACAGAGATGATTGAATAACGCTGAAATATTTGGATTGatcaataaatatttgatttattacaagattacaTTCATATAATAACTTAATTATCATTATATTACATATCACCCAAGGATAATAATGCTATAAGACTACTCAAAGGAAACATATGTGGACTTTATGTAGCCTACATATTGACTTAATGTAAATATTTAGCAATTTTTTACTGGAAATATGTAAGCCTAATGTACAGTAAAAGATGGTTCCCAAAAATCGAGCTTTTTTTTTTCCTTTTATtaaacgaggcaagtcagttaagaacaaattcttatttacattgacggcctaccaaaaggaaaaatgcatcctgcggggacgggggctgggattaaaaatacatcTGAATCTGAAATGAGACAGTGACAAGGGGCATTGCTATCTCATTTATATACGACAAACACTTCTCCAGGCGTTGTGAGATCTGATTATTTGTGCAACACAACTGCAATAAAGACGACCTGAAACGCAACTATGTATCTTCTCTAACTAACTGTGCTGGATTTGCACAGAGGCCTTAATTGGTAAGATCCTCAGAGGATGGAGACTacagctaaactcagcaaaactcagaaacgtccccttttcagtaccctgtctttcaaagataattcgtaaaaatccaaataacttcacagatcttcattgtaaagggtttaaacactgtttcccatgcttgttcaatgaaccataaatcaacctatcggaccttgtagtcatggcaaaTAATATTCTcatttttggtgacttcaatattcacatggaaaaagCCACAGAtgcactccaaaaggctttcggagccatcatcgactcagtgggttttgtacaACATTTCTCTAGACCTACGCATTGCCACAGTCATACCCtggatctaaactcagcaaaaaaagaaacgtccctttttcaggaccctgtctttcaaagataatttgtaaaaatctaaataacttcacaaatCTTAAATgttaagggtttaaacactgtttcccatgcttgttcaatgaaccataaacaattaatgaacactcacctgtggaacggtcgtgaagacactaacagcttacagacagtaggcaattaaggtcacagttatgaaaacttaggacactaatgaggcctttctactgactctgaaaagcaccaaaagaaagatgcccagggtccctgctcatctgagtgaacgtgccttaggcatgctgcaaggaggcatgaggactgcagatgtggccagggcaataaattgcattgtcggtactgtgagacgcctaagacagtgctacagggagacaggactgacagctgatcatcctcgcaggggtagaccacgtgtaacaacacctgcacaggatcggtacatccgaacatcacacctgcgggacaggtacaggatggcaacaacaactgcccgagttacaccaggaacgcacaatccctccatcagtgctcagactgtccgcaataggctgagagaggctggactgagggcttgtaggcctgttgtacggcaggtcctcaccagatatcaccggcaactacgttgcctatgggcacaaacccaccatcgctggaccagacaggactggcaaaaagtgatcttcactgacgagttgcggttttgtctcaccaggggtgaaggtcggattcgtgtttatcgtgaaaggaatgagcgttacaccgaggcctgtactctggagcgggatcgatttggaggtggagggtccgtcatggtctggggcggtgtgtcacagcatcatcggactgagcttgttgtcattgcaggcaatctcaatgctgtgcgttacagggaagacatcctcctccctcgtggtacccttcctgcaggctcatcctgacatgaccctccagcatgacaatgccaccagccatactgctcgatcTGTGCGTgacttcctgcaagacaggaatgtcagtgttctgccatggccagcgaagagcccggatctcaatcccattgagcacgtctgagacctgttggatcggagggtgagggctagggccattccccccagaaatgtccgggaaccttggtgccttggtggaagagtggggtaacatctcacagcaagaactggcaaatccatgaggaggagatgcactgcagtacttaatgcagctggtggccacaccagatactgactgttacttttgattttgacctccctttgttcagggacacattattcaatttctgttagtcacatgtctgtggaacttgttcagtttatgtctcagttgttgaatcttgttatgttcatacaaatatttacacatgttaggtTTGCTGAAAATACAGTGAGTAATACAGTGAGCAtttttgacagtgagaggatgtttatttttttgttgagtttattaCCAATGAATGGAAAGACTCGCTCAGTGAAAGTGTGTGTAAACATGTAGAGGTGTGTCTTGTTATCAGGGTCAGAGAATGACAGCGTTCCTCTGTCCCAGTCCAGCTGCACTCTGATCCTCTGTGGTTTCTGTGTTACTGTGAGGTCAATGGACGAACCCGGTGGACTAAATGCTCCATATTCACCATCGAAGTGCCGGAATCGCCAGTGGTCACTCTCGATGGTTCCTTTCCTCTGCACAGACTCTGTGACCACACCCAAGTTCCAATTTGTATTTTGCACAACTTCAACATCCCAGCTATGTGTCCCTGAGTTAAAGCCATCACAACCCATGATCCATGTAAAGTAATCAAATCTCTCTGGGTGGTCAGGAAGCTTCTgtgtctcttcactctctctcacactggtcAGATCCTTAGACAACGTGAGATCtggatggacagtgttggggtccAGAATCACAGGATCTGAAGACAGGGAGAACAAGGTCCTCTTTCTAAACTTCATCGGATGGTTCCCCCGGACACATTTTAACCCTGTGAGATCCACGGCTTCAAAGATGCAACTGGTCCTAAACTCATGTCAAACACTACATAGTTAATCCTTAGACCCAAATGTATATCTTAGTAGCATTTGTTGTGTGTCCTGTCTTCTCTAAGATGTAGTGATTATgtagaaaaaaagaaacagaaacaAACATTCTAAGCTCTTGCAAAAACACTTGGGTCTCACAGGTTGTCCTGGACTAAAACTAAAATGTTCAATGGAGAGTCTCAATTTAAAGTGCTATAGAATTAATGTTGTGAAAACTGTATAAGGTACTCACTGTATGCCATACCTCTGCATATTCTCCCAGACTCTGAACTGCATGTTGCCCAGGTGTTTGGCCACATCTATCAGTGCTCCTGAGACCAGGTGTGGATCCGTCAGTGTGCACTGGGTTCTGGAAGAACAATCAGTGCTGCTGTGGGGTTGggtttagaaccacagagaagaGAAATAAAGGAGGCAGAAGCCTTGATGTTCTGCAGAGGAACAAAATACCAGATTTAATGAAACAATCAATCAATATTTATTGATCAGTCAATAAACATATTAGTTCTGACTTGCAGGAAAGATATGTCTTCAGATTTCGGCTCATCCTCTATGGCTCTGAGTGTGTCTGAAAGTGATGATATCTCTGCTGATCTTCTCAATCTTCTGTTTCACCAACTAACTcttctgctcctcttcctccctcagcgCAGCTATCCTGGCATACTCCTTATCATGTAGAAGCTGGTGAAGATTGTCAAATGCCTCCctaatctgtctctctgtggtctggGCCTGGCTCTAGAGACAGTGAGAGGAATGGTAGTTATCAGTTAATCCCAGGCATCTACAGTATGTAGAGATCCCAGTATTTTCTCATCACTCACTATCCTTACTTTGATGTGTTCTGCTGTTTGATCACAGGTTTGTTTAATAATATTTAAATAACCCAGCGTCTCCTATAAGGGCTTCAGGGCAGACTGGAGTTCCTCCTGGAATGTGGGGATGTTATCGGTGAAAGAGGAGCGTGGGGATATTATATGAACCATTTCTGTGTTTAACTTCACATCTTTAACTAATCATACCTTGTGGTCCTGTGCAGCTTCATCTATGGGTCTGAAGTTGTGTTTGGTGTGTTTAAAAAATAATCCGACACACCATACACGCTGGCTGTTTATCCTCCAGACAGAAGAGCTTAAGTTTCTCACTGTGCAGACTGCAGAGCAACTCCGATCCTGTTGGACTTTTTGGATCGCTTGTTGGACTTATTGGATCTCTTCTCCTGCAAACAGAACATTAATTTCCTTCCTTCTCTGTTCTTGCAGACAGGCTTTACAGACGCTGTGACTACATAGCAGGATGACAGGATCCCTGAAGATGTCATGgcacagaggacaggagagatcctCCTCTGGGAGAGACGGTTTTGGAGGCTTTGTCTCCTCTGGTGGAAGAGGTTCAGGAGCAGTGTTCTCCTCTGATTGAGGTTTATCTGTCTCTGTAATTGCTGAAATAAAAGGTTTCCGTTTCAATATTGGTTATAAGAACCCCAAGATTGTACAGTAAGTGATATTTCAAACCTAATGTGAGTCATTACCTGATTACCTGTTGTCAATTTGTAGTCCCTCAGCAAGAATGTTGAGGTTTATCTTCCTAAGGATCTCCAGCGAGATTCTCACAGCATTCTCAAGTCCATAGAGCTGCATCATGATACCCAGTGTCTTCTCTCTCAGCATGCTCCAACTGGGCCTTTGGGATACGACTAAAGTAATCCAGCACACCATTATTCCAGTGCCATTTAAATCTCTTAAGTCTCCTTTCGTCAGCTCCTCCAGTGTTCAGCAGCAGCTCAGGAACTCATTTCCCCAGTGTAGATTACCAGATAGACGACCACAAAGTGGTTTACTTGACCGTTTTTGGAAGTCAGTATTCATACATTTCCCATTATCCTTTCGGCAATTGTAAAAAATCTAAACCCAAGTGCTCCATTGTCAGACCGAGCTGAATGTTATAGCACTGAGCTGAACTTTATCCTAACAGGTGAGTTAGGGGAGAGTTAGGGGAGGAGTTTACAGATAAATCATTACTGAGTGTGTTTGTAGCTGTACTCAGGCTTTACATGTGACTTCtctcatgtttaaaaaaatatatacattattCATAAACCCTCTTTTTATTCTTGCCACTGTCCTGCTTTAATTGAACAGAAACATATGTAAATAGATCATTGCATAATAAAAAGTATCAAATCAAACCCTATAGAACATTAAAGAACATAAACTCAAAGGCTTTTGTTCCAAATGTGTATTTTATTAGATTTCACTGAAAGCTGTTAACAGCAGAACACACAGCACTATCAACCATCTGTTACTCCAGGGCTTATTCAGGATGGAGCAACGCTTACTGTACAGCCAGATAGAAATATATAAAATAGAAAAAGACAGGATTCTCTGTCATGTGGAATTAATAGGGACTCATGTAATCTCAGCTCTATCCATTACATTTCTATCTGTAGCGTTGTGAGTGTTGCCCCCTGTTTCATCATTCCCAGTCCTGCTTTGGGAGATACTCATCTTAAAACCCCAGACCAGCTACCTTTCTTTACCCTCCCTGGCTGCATGTCAATACTTTACGGTGTCTTCCTCTCGTACGtctgcactgatctgaaaacAAGACAGATGAAAACAGTAGATACCTATGAGGAACCTGCTTTCACCTGTCGCAGTTCTTTATTTATCAGTGCAGATGTAGGAGAGGAGACGTAGTGAGGAAGCCAGTATAGATATTTGAGATGCAGCCTCCTTCCTTCCCCCTCCCGGGTCAGGTATCCCTCTCGGCAGCtgtacaggtgtgtgtatgtatgaaaAAGAGTATGTTGGGTGTGTAGTCTTGTGGAGAGGGTGTCACCATGGAGACACACTTCCTGTTTGGTTGCTCAGTCGTCGTCCACGGTAGGGGTGATGGTCACGCCCCTCCTGATCTGGCCCCAGCCAATCAGACTGCAGAGAGAAAAGAGACAACCAATGATGCGATAGTCAGGGTAaacagccaaacacacacacacatatttgaaATCCAGTAAAatccacccctcccctctctcttaccgCCAATGTTTCTCCACACGACGGCTGAGAGCGATCTTCTCTCCAACCTCTGTGCAGACAGGGTTGGTAAGGACGATCTTGGCCAGATCAGCCTTCACTGCACTCACTCTGCCGCCCGTAGACAGACTGCCGATGTTCACCATCAACACCTCGTTCTTAGACAGTTTCTGGACCTGAGgggaaaaacacagacacagaaagaaGACTGAGTTGGagtagagacaaaacctctcactTACTGACACAGACTCTCACTGGGTGCGTCTCTAAAGACGCTTCCTCCTCTAAATTTCATTTTAAAAttctgtctgttaccatccacAACATTACAACACCAAGCCCAGGAGTATCAGACTACAGTTCCATGGGTACAGTGCTGACCTTGGCGGCCTTCTTGTCTCCTTCAGTGCGGACTCCCAGAAGCCTCCTCAACAGGAAGTAGGAGATTTCCAGCTCTGTGAAGATCTCAGGTAGTGCTCCGACCGCTCCCAGCACCTGGCCAACCATACGGTCAGCTCTGCACAGGGTTGGATCAATCTTAGTGCCTACACCTGGATAGGACAGAAAACCCACCTACCTGAGTATTTATACCCATATTAGAAAGAACACACACCTGACCCACCAAACTGTCACAGTAACACACAAGTACATACCGATGAGTCCTCCGGGTGCTGCGTACTGTAAGTCGTTGTGTTCAGCAAAAAGTGAGACGATCTTGGAGAATATGGGTTTACACATCAGCTTCCCCTCATGGTCCTTAGAAACAATGCCAGGACGCACCTCCAACTCCTGACCCACCTTGAGAGGGACCAATATATAaaaggagggaggcaggtagtgagagaaaaaggagggagatggagagagacaagaaagagaaagacagggtgaatgagacgggagaggagaaacagagagaggagggagtgaaagagacCAGGGAATGAAAGTGAGTGAGAGCTTCATGAGAACTTTGTGCCATGGGATCACTTACCCATGATGCTTTGGGGAAGAGGAAGTGAGTCCTACCTTGAGCACGCCTTTTAGAATACTGCCTCCGGCCACACCTCCTTTCAGGTCGTCAACCTCACAACCCGGCTTGTTGACATCAAAGGACCGgatcactgaaacacacaaactcAAACCACATCAACaaaacatacacacaacacaTGATAAGCTGGTACAAGTCATCACGTGTCTATTCTTACCAATCAGTCTAGGTTCTGaggtgaagtctctgatggggaCAGGGATCTTCTTGACAATGTATTCACACACCACCTCTATGTTGTACTTCAGCTGGGCTGAGATAGGAATAATAGGTGCTCCCTCTGCCACAGTACCTACACACAACAGGAGAAAGGTTACACACATTATAAAAGGAGAGGCAGAGGCAGTTTGCATTCACTACGCTCAGGCAAACAAACACAttcagaaatacacacacacacaatgctttaCAGGAGAGAGTTATTCCAGCCACTGACCCTGTACGAAGGCTAGGATCTGTTCGTACTGCTCCTTGGCCTGGCTCTCCTTGACCAGATCAATCTTGTTCTGCAGGATCAGGATGTGTTTGAGCTTCATGATCTCTATAGCAGCCAGGTGCTCAGAGGTTTGGGGCTGGGGACACGACTCGTTACCCgctgggagagaggaaggagaggtgttagacagagcagtgtgtgtgtgtatcaaataaaagtttattggtcacataaacaGATTTGCATATGTTATCgcagcaatgtcagagtccggaataaaacaaacacacataccgGTCAAAAGTCTTAGAACACCTACCCATtcaaaaggtttttctttatttttactattttctacattgtagaataatagtgaagacatcaaaacaacacagtaaccaaaaaaaagtgtgtccaaacttttgactggtactgtacatataaataATGATGTGTATAAACAGTATGGATATGATAAATGGTCAATTTAGCTTTAACGTTTAAAAAACGGCCACTATAGGTTTTCTGTTTAAAACGATATGAAAAAATCATAAAATTCCACGTCAATTCACAATGTAGAATAACGATTCTATTATATATGTATGACCGTAACAACCCTTTACAGACATACAACGCAGCTACAGACATACAACGCAGCTACAAGTGATAACTTTTCAGACAATTTAAAAAAGTGCCGCATCAGAAGAGTCTGTAGCTTTTCAGACAGTCGAATTCTGCTCAGGCATATCATGCTCTATTGTTTCCCTGACAACAAGAAACAACAAgaaacaggcaggcaggctgcGCGCAGCAGATCAAGATTATTTGATTGACAGTTCTGGTCACATAGCGATAGTCCCGCTTCAGAAGCAGAATTACTTTACAGACAAGTAAAATGCCGTTCATATCTCCAGAGAAGGTTTTGTGTGCATTTAAAAAGCCGTAGTGTAGCCTACCCTAACAGACCACATTCCATTATATCTGACAGGGGTCATCGATACAGGCTACCTGTAGCCTACTGTC
This region of Salvelinus alpinus chromosome 8, SLU_Salpinus.1, whole genome shotgun sequence genomic DNA includes:
- the LOC139583487 gene encoding eukaryotic translation initiation factor 2 subunit 3 codes for the protein MAGDESGITLGQPHLSKQDLNDLDVSTLTPLSQEIISRQATINIGTIGHVAHGKSTVVKAISGVHTVRFKNELERNITIKLGYANAKVYKLDDPSCPRPECYRSCGSSTPDEFPTDIPGTKGNFKLVRHVSFVDCPGHDILMATMLNGAAVMDAALLLIAGNESCPQPQTSEHLAAIEIMKLKHILILQNKIDLVKESQAKEQYEQILAFVQGTVAEGAPIIPISAQLKYNIEVVCEYIVKKIPVPIRDFTSEPRLIVIRSFDVNKPGCEVDDLKGGVAGGSILKGVLKVGQELEVRPGIVSKDHEGKLMCKPIFSKIVSLFAEHNDLQYAAPGGLIGVGTKIDPTLCRADRMVGQVLGAVGALPEIFTELEISYFLLRRLLGVRTEGDKKAAKVQKLSKNEVLMVNIGSLSTGGRVSAVKADLAKIVLTNPVCTEVGEKIALSRRVEKHWRLIGWGQIRRGVTITPTVDDD